Proteins encoded within one genomic window of Candidatus Hydrogenedentota bacterium:
- a CDS encoding sulfatase-like hydrolase/transferase: MFLKTDRRVFLKAAAAATAAAAMPGPRAQAAPRRKPNLLFLWTDEQRADTIDVYGNPRIQSPNLSRLASESVVFRNAYVSQPVCTPSRATVMTGLWPHQSGCTQNNVALAQDTRTLPELAAGPDYRTGYFGKWHLGDELFAQHGFEEWRSIEDIYSRYFSEGRDPASTSSYCAWLKNLGHKPDGGRGDFSRDFAARLPLEHCKPKYLEREACDFLRRHRDEPFMLFVNFLEPHMPFTGPLNGLHRPEDVILPTNFDDPIEENEPEAYRERVRKYVTTNYGTGVDLTQESGWRQLIAQYWGLVSQVDRSVGAILTTLEELGLAGDTIVVFTSDHGDMMGSHRMVEKSVMYQEAIRVPWMMRVPEWGRRQHVVEGHVSQIDLVPTLLELLGAPPRDDLPGKSLANVVRGEASLTDPVFVQWNAPEAMAGGRNPGGAIRDASKRQGPSTRAVITQDGWKLCLSDRDRHQVFQLAADPGETTNVFGKSEHRERVERLAQSVRDWQRLVGDPLALPPEI, encoded by the coding sequence ATGTTTCTCAAGACTGATCGCCGAGTGTTCCTGAAAGCGGCTGCGGCGGCCACGGCAGCGGCCGCCATGCCCGGCCCCCGCGCGCAGGCCGCACCCCGGCGGAAGCCGAACCTCCTGTTCCTCTGGACGGATGAACAGCGCGCGGATACGATCGACGTATATGGGAACCCGCGCATCCAGTCGCCGAATCTCTCAAGGCTTGCCTCGGAGAGTGTGGTCTTCCGCAACGCTTACGTAAGTCAGCCGGTGTGCACGCCGTCGCGCGCGACCGTTATGACGGGGCTGTGGCCGCACCAGAGCGGCTGCACGCAGAATAATGTCGCGCTGGCGCAGGACACACGAACCCTGCCTGAGCTCGCGGCCGGCCCGGATTACCGCACGGGCTATTTCGGCAAATGGCATCTGGGCGATGAGCTTTTCGCGCAACACGGCTTCGAGGAATGGCGCAGTATCGAGGATATTTACTCAAGGTATTTCAGCGAAGGGCGCGACCCGGCGTCGACGAGCAGTTATTGCGCCTGGCTCAAGAACCTGGGCCACAAGCCGGATGGCGGACGCGGCGACTTCAGCCGGGACTTTGCCGCCCGGCTTCCGCTCGAGCACTGCAAGCCGAAGTACCTGGAGCGCGAGGCCTGTGATTTCCTGCGGCGGCATCGCGATGAGCCTTTCATGCTGTTTGTGAACTTTCTCGAACCGCATATGCCGTTCACAGGGCCCCTGAACGGCCTGCACCGTCCCGAGGACGTGATTTTGCCGACAAATTTCGATGACCCCATCGAAGAGAACGAGCCGGAGGCCTATCGCGAACGCGTGCGCAAGTATGTCACGACGAACTACGGGACTGGTGTTGATTTGACGCAGGAATCGGGCTGGCGGCAATTGATCGCACAATATTGGGGACTTGTCAGCCAGGTGGACCGCAGCGTGGGAGCGATTCTGACAACGCTGGAAGAACTGGGGCTTGCCGGCGACACGATCGTGGTATTTACGTCCGACCACGGCGACATGATGGGTTCGCACCGCATGGTCGAGAAGAGCGTCATGTATCAGGAAGCGATACGCGTGCCCTGGATGATGCGCGTGCCCGAATGGGGGCGCCGCCAGCATGTTGTGGAAGGACATGTAAGCCAAATTGACCTCGTCCCGACGCTGCTCGAACTGCTGGGCGCGCCCCCGCGCGATGACCTTCCCGGAAAGAGTCTCGCCAACGTCGTGCGAGGCGAAGCTTCGCTCACGGATCCCGTTTTTGTGCAGTGGAACGCGCCGGAAGCCATGGCCGGGGGCAGAAATCCGGGCGGCGCAATACGCGACGCCTCAAAACGGCAGGGACCTTCCACCCGAGCGGTCATTACCCAGGATGGATGGAAATTGTGCCTGAGTGATCGCGACCGGCATCAGGTATTCCAATTGGCCGCCGACCCTGGTGAGACCACCAACGTTTTCGGCAAGAGCGAGCACCGGGAACGCGTGGAGCGGCTGGCACAGTCGGTCCGCGACTGGCAACGCCTCGTGGGCGACCCGCTGGCGCTGCCGCCGGAAATCTAG